The sequence TACGCATAATTGTATTACAATTGTGACCTACAAGTCATAGTATAATATGTCTATACTTAAAAATGATTTGACCAACGCTACGAATAATATGTCTATACTTAAAAAGGCACTCATAAGAattctttttcttcatcaatCTAAAAGTATCAGCTGCCAAAGTAAACAACCCAAtgaaatatataagaaattaaagactAAAGATTATTTCGAATATTTTCTTCCTACATAGCCTACTACTTCATACtattctgataaaaaaaaaaattatgacgAGAGTAACCTGCAATCAAATCACTCGGCAAAGGTTCTTGTCGGGTACCGGCAGTGGCAGATCCAGGATTATAAAATCGGGGGGACGATCGATAGaaaagttaaaattattttgaacATAAATATTGTCttatatttaaaatgaaaaatcatcATTACAATTGAGCGTTGAGCCCGACCCGACGAGTCTTCATTTTCTGAAATCGATCAATTACATCATCATCGGGAATTTGTAGAAACATATTTTTCTCAATGAAAGTAACCAAACAATCATTTAACAATTGATCACCCATGCTATTTCGCAACCTATTTTTGACATAGGTCATTCCTGAAAATACTCTTTCCACACCTGCAGTAGCGACTGGGAGAATCAACACCAACTTGATTAGCAAATAAATTGTCGGATAAGTCTCATGCTTTTTTGTTTCTACAAGCATCATCGAAAGGGCACCAAGATCATTTAAATCTCCAAACCTATCATCCTTTCGCAAatcttcaatatatatatcaagtTGGTATTCAAGAGACATCAACTCAACACCTGAAAATTCAAATATCAACTCTTATCTTTTCGCATATGTTGAATAATATATCATATAAAATTGACATTGaagaatcataaaattaataccTGAAAATTCAGATGGATAAAATGTGGCAAGTTTAAGTATTTTCTCCTTATCATAAGAAGAAAAACCATCTCGGGGACTTAAGCAAGCCATACATTTAAGAAACTCTGTATTAACCTCGTCAAACCTCTCATTGAGCTCCATAAGCTGCAAATCAATCACCCCCACAAAAATTTGAATCCGAAAATGCTGAAGATTGGTCTCTTGTTGAACAAAACGCCTTGATCTTCCTAGTGGCATATAAGAAGCCTCCATATCGGGAACAACAATGCCATATTTAGTGCAGAATGAAGTGACTTTATCCAAGAGAGTTTCCCATCCACAATCTCTTGTTTTTTGCAACAATTGTTTAGACAATGAAACAAGAGACGCATCATTCACAATATTTTGATCTCTTTTTTGCAAAGCAACACACAAATCATTAGTGTATCCAAAAATAGTCAACATCAAGTGCACCATAAAAATGAAATCGAATGACTCAAATGAGTACAAAATGGCTTGAGCTTTAATCCGATCTTCTGAACATGAAGCATTCTTCCCAATCATATCAAGTACTGTAACACCCAGCATTTtcactataatatatatatatatattattaatattattttctattttctattattttaaaaaagaaagagaattctCAAATTTTATGCAAAAAGCCCAATAACTATTATTTGGGCAAGTGATTATGTGAATTTGTGGAGTTAAGCCcaatactttattattttattttagaaactCAAATTATGTTGAGTTAAGAGATGGGCTATAATCTCAATTTTTATTCAAAGTCCAAGTACCCtcaaatttattttcgaatgcCAAGTTTGTGAGCAAACTTGATAAGCCCAGTAGCTATTATTTGGACCAAGAGGGTGTTAAagaaatattaaaaagaaaacccatatttattatttggaccAATAACTTTGTTAACCTTGTTAAAATATAAGAGAGGCCCAAGCCCATCACTAAATATTAATCAGCCTTATTAGCGTAAATTAGAGTATTATTAGCTCATCAGATCAACACGTAGCTCATCACTTTTTAGTCAGCTGCTTCACCAACCGACTTATATCAGTATAAACCTGGTGAACTacataatttcattttttttcctcatTCTGCAAGCCGGCAAAATACCATCCCAAATCCGACTCAACCACGATCATTTACAATCCCCAGCAGTTCATAGCAGCATCAAGCAAAGCAGGTAGTTTTCTTGTATACAATTCAATCAATTCCATCAATTCCTTGTGtataaaggaacaatcaagaACAGCAGAAAAGACATAGCTACACATAAGCATAGTAACGATACAGTATTGTTTCCTCACCATCAAAATCCCAGTTTTACAATAAGCAATAAAGGAAAATAGGTTTATAACATATAAAAATTGGATCTTGAGCAGTAGACGAACTGGAGATCCCCTGAATCATCGATTCCTGAAATGGGAAATAGTTTGAGACTTATTAGTTTGAGGAAGTAAAAATCTGAGAATTAGATGGATAAAAGGGGATAGAATAGGGGGTGGGGGACGGCAGCAGCCGCGAGCCACTGCGGCGGAGGCGCGACTGGCGGCGGCAACCGCCGGTGCAGCCCGCGCCACGCCGGTCCGCGGTGGCTGCTAACAACAAGAGAGGGAGTttgaacgagagagagagagagactgtgATACAGACATAGAGGGACGGACATGAGAAGAAGTAGAGCGAAACAGAGGGGGAGATCGAGATTAAGAGCACAGAGAGAGCAGAAAGAGAGACAGAgtacagagagagagggagaaagaggGGAGCTTACCTGAGATGGTGGGGCGGCCGCGCGACGGGAAcgacggcggtggcggtggtgtTCACCGGAGGAGCAGATTTAAAAGAGAAAACTTCAAAACCCTAAGTAGTGGTAGCCTGGGAAATTGGGGGAAGAGAAGAGAAAGGAAGAAGGGGGAAGAACAGGTACTTGcctcgccgcgccggaggcggcgagaaCCAGCGACGTCCCGGTGAGATGGGGAAGAAGGGAGCCGGCAGAGAGgggcgaagagagagagagaggggcggtAAAGAgcaaagaaagagagagaagggcaGATTTAAGAGATTATACGTACAGCTAAAGGGAAAGAGAATTTAAGCTTTGGTTTTATTAGTTATACTTACTCTAATGGGTTTTGATAATTTGGGCCCATTTCTTATTATACGTATTTGGGTTGATTAATGGAGTGGTGGCTTTGGTTAGCCTTAATTTATTATTGggctattattaatttaattggcCCCTTAATTTAGTTAAAGTGGGCtaagttattttaatttaagcCTATAAATGTGTATAAAGGATTATTAGCTATTAGCTAATAATTAGTTTGATTTATTAAATAGCCTGGACTTATAGgatcattataattaatttatgctaTTACTCTATGTAATTATGCATAAATTAGACACTAGATTATTATAGACTCAAGTTCTTGAAAGAACAGGAAAATAGCTTTATATTATTTTCAGTTAATAGCTATTTATTAAATTAGAGCGAGTGGAGTTATGAATAACGCCAGAGTTACGATTATCGTAGTTTAAGTTGTGGTTTAGATAATATGCTGGTATTTATTGATAAGTTCGCCAGGTAGCAACCAGTTATCATTCCATAATTTTCAATAGAACCATCATCTTAAAACCAACATAAGCATTCTTTATAAATCAAGTCCCTATCATTTTCTCGTTATTTATTAGTCAGTTTTTATACTGAAGGTCGGATACAAGCAGAGGTAAAGCAATAGTTCAGAATTACTAGTGTCGTCAGACcacgatcaggtgggctttctaaactcaaaaTCTGAAGTACACACTATTTCATGATATTTACATGAATAAAGTTGtattaaagttattgacttgccaaaacttttatgagcttgtatgatacctatctggcaccagaagtaatcgaattcggatcctgttctatccagatgttagacaggattagtgtacacaagggaccgtgagccgatcaagcatatcggccggcctaggaccgcgagccggtttagcgtatcggccggtctaggtcCGTGAGCTGGTTTAGCGTATCGACCGGTCTAGGAtcgtgagccggtttagcgtatcggccggtcagtgaccgtagaaggtggccaccttctcggcacaCAGTTATCATTGCAGATATGGTAGAGTACAAAGAAGTATGTCTGTAGACGCATGTGAAGTTTATGATAATTACAAGaaagttttacagttttggcgTGCGCAGGTTATTCAAATAAAACTcctgtgtgatgcttgagatgacaagttcaatatatagctctaagagcaagctttcaagttatttcggcatgtgaccattgagtacctttttagtactcagccctgcatatgttttctaaatgtgcaggttaagctgtgatgcagATGGATGTCAGTAGAGCAAAGCTTTTGATATATAAGTACCCAATTAGGCTCAGGattccatgtcttcatacatgtaatccacttaagttattccgctgcaacgcttagtgcgttttactttattgatgtgttgcaAAGATTTCAAACTATTAGCTTACAGAATTATGTCACTTGATActtagacaacttgtcgttATGTATTGCGAGTTGTCTGCTTTTGAGTTTTAGAAAAGATTGTTTATGATTAccaaatattttggtaaattattgtttaagcaggttagtaaattttattgagatctattttctctttttcattttcttattttgctttcagtcacactttttcccgacttaactattcactagtttaggtcgggctgtgacaaGTACCTCAACTATAGTTGGAAAGATGTTAATAATATTCAGAAGAGTTTTATAATGAGACCCCCAACGAGTATCACCAGGTCTTTTCAAACCTACCTCTTGATTCAAACCCGATCCACTCTCAAGTTCACCAATTTCCAAAGCATGAGCAACTTTTTGAGCTTGAATTACTCGAATCATATCTCTTCGCTTGCAAGAAACTCCAATCACATTCATCAAGTTTGCAAGTGTTTCAAAAAGCCAACTACAATCATTATTTTTTCTAGCAACGGCAACCAATGTTAATTGTAGTTGATGAGCAAAACAATGAACATAGTAAGCACATGGAGTATCTTTCATGATCAATGTCTTAAGACCATTTATCTCACCTTTCATGTTACTTGCTCCATCATACCCTTGACCTCTAATTTTAGATGGACTCAACGAATGCTCCATAAGAAAAGATATTATTGCATTTTTAAGTGACATAGCAGTGGTGTCACTAACATGTACGAGCCCAAGAAATCGTTCTACTATCATTTCTGTTTTACCATCAACATAACGCAAACAAAGAGCTAGTTGTTCCTTTTGAGACACATCGCTCGACTCATCGGCCAAAATACCAAAGTAGTCATCACCAAGTTCTTGTATAATGCGCTTTGTCGTTTCTTTAGCACAACAGTTGATGAGATCTTTTTGAATTGTAGGAGACGTCATTTGACAATTTCCTGGGGCATTTTCAAAAACAACCTTTTTAATCCCATCATTATGTTCTGCTAGCCACTTTAAAAGCTCAAGAAAATTCCCCCTACTAATTGACTCTCCACTTTCATCCTGTCCACGACATGCCAACCCTTGGCGCAATAGAAATCTCAAACAAGTAAGTGAAGCTTTCAAACGGGTTTCATACTCACTTCGAATCATATCAGTTGCATTATCAAAAACATGAACAAGAGATTTCTCTTTCGAGTCTCTTAAAATCACAAATTTTTCATAAGCAAGATTATGAGCACTTTTAACCCCACCAACATGCTTCTCAAATCTATCGGGTTTATTCCATGCTCTAAATCCCCCATAAACAAATGCATCTCCTCCCACACTAATTTTACCATCATTCTTGAACAAGTAACAAACAAAGCAAAATGCTGCATCTTTCTCAACACTATATTCAAGCCAATCAAATTTCTTAAACCAAGAAACACTAAAACTGCGCATACCTCCTAACTCTCTTTGAGGAAAATCATGAGTTATTGGTTGACAAGGTTTCTTAAGAATGTATGCTCTCCTTACAGCATTTCTTTGATTTGGAGCATAATCCattatatttattctttttccCGGATCATGTGGAAGAAGTTCCACATCATATAACAATTCTTCCTCTTGTGATGGTTCACTAAAAGTACTTGAATTGTTCAATTCCACAATATTTTCTTGACTTTGAGGGGAAATGGAAGGAAACTCACTAACATTAGGAGAAGGAGCCTCAATATCTCTCGGTGAAGAACAAGAATTGCcttgagattttattttcttaagcATAAATTGTTGAAGGTTGGGTTGTATCTTCTGCCTCATTGTCTTtgatttctttgaattttgtgtTTCATCCCCCATAATTCCTGATTAAAATGGTAatacaaattaataatatattcatTGATAATTACAATTTGCGCgtcctaattaaataaaaaattctaattaaatCAAAATCTCTAATCTCAACAATTATTATTAAAGATCATACTCCAATTAtcaaagaaaattaattaaaaaaaaataaaacatgctTACCTACTATAGCGACTCAGCGGCGCCGCACTTGAGAATTGAGAAGAAGGCaccacaaaaaaataattttttaccgacggaaatttccgtcggtaattagctGATTTCCCTCGGTAAAATATGTCACCGAGAGATTGCCGAGTAAAAGTGGCCGTCGTAATTTTCAATGTCGGTAATTTTTTACCGAGGGAATCTTCCACTCGGTAATGTGTACCGAGAGATTACCGAGAGAATTGTTCCTCGGTAAACGTGCGTCGGATTTTCAGTAGGCTGGTGTTATAATTTTACCGAGGGAAATTACCCTCGGTAATCATATAAATGGATTTTCACAATTatcatttaattcattttttttccttttattgtTATGTGGGTCGCAATTGTTAGAGAAATAAGTTTAGGACCCACAAAGTATATATCTTGATAGTTTGTTATTGGCCAAA comes from Salvia miltiorrhiza cultivar Shanhuang (shh) chromosome 3, IMPLAD_Smil_shh, whole genome shotgun sequence and encodes:
- the LOC131018222 gene encoding uncharacterized protein LOC131018222; the protein is MGDETQNSKKSKTMRQKIQPNLQQFMLKKIKSQGNSCSSPRDIEAPSPNVSEFPSISPQSQENIVELNNSSTFSEPSQEEELLYDVELLPHDPGKRINIMDYAPNQRNAVRRAYILKKPCQPITHDFPQRELGGMRSFSVSWFKKFDWLEYSVEKDAAFCFVCYLFKNDGKISVGGDAFVYGGFRAWNKPDRFEKHVGGVKSAHNLAYEKFVILRDSKEKSLVHVFDNATDMIRSEYETRLKASLTCLRFLLRQGLACRGQDESGESISRGNFLELLKWLAEHNDGIKKVVFENAPGNCQMTSPTIQKDLINCCAKETTKRIIQELGDDYFGILADESSDVSQKEQLALCLRYVDGKTEMIVERFLGLVHVSDTTAMSLKNAIISFLMEHSLSPSKIRGQGYDGASNMKGEINGLKTLIMKDTPCAYYVHCFAHQLQLTLVAVARKNNDCSWLFETLANLMNVIGVSCKRRDMIRVIQAQKVAHALEIGELESGSGLNQELRYLSQPDLN
- the LOC131018221 gene encoding uncharacterized protein LOC131018221 is translated as MLGVTVLDMIGKNASCSEDRIKAQAILYSFESFDFIFMVHLMLTIFGYTNDLCVALQKRDQNIVNDASLVSLSKQLLQKTRDCGWETLLDKVTSFCTKYGIVVPDMEASYMPLGRSRRFVQQETNLQHFRIQIFVGVIDLQLMELNERFDEVNTEFLKCMACLSPRDGFSSYDKEKILKLATFYPSEFSGVELMSLEYQLDIYIEDLRKDDRFGDLNDLGALSMMLVETKKHETYPTIYLLIKLVLILPVATAGVERVFSGMTYVKNRLRNSMGDQLLNDCLVTFIEKNMFLQIPDDDVIDRFQKMKTRRVGLNAQL